The genomic region TCCGCTCACCCGCCGTCTGGGCTTGGGCAACGGTCTGGAGGTGGTGCTCTCCGACACGGTGGGCTTCATCCGCAACCTGCCGCACGGTCTGGTGGCGGCCTTCCGCGCCACGCTGGAGGAAACCGCCGAGGCCGACCTGCTGCTGCACGTCGTCGATGCCGGCTCGCCCGACCGCGAACGCCAGATCGAGGCCGTCAACCAAGTCATCGCCGAGATCGGAGCAGGCGAGGTCGAGCAGCTGATGATCTACAACAAGATCGATCTGACCGGAAATGTGCCCGAGGTGCGGCTCGACCCCTATGGTAGGATCAGCGGCCTGGCGCTGAGCGCTGGCACGGGCGCCGGGGTCGATGCACTGCGCGACCTGTTGCGGGAACGTGCCCAGGCGCGGGCCCAGGCTGTCGACGAGACCGCCTGGTACGGCGATGAGGCCTTTACCGCCGAGGCTCCCGACCCCTCCGATGTATCCGATGAGGCTGATCCGTCCGCGGATGAAGACGGGCCGGATCATCCGTCTTCCTGAACGCCGCCCTCCTGCTTCGGGCAACTGCCACCCTTTCAAGGTACAGTCAAACCATGTCTACCCCTGATGATTCGGGCTGGGGCCGAAGTGCCGGATCCGGCCAGGACCAGAACCCGCCTCCTGCTGCATCCCCGACCCCTTCCGGCCGGTCGCCCGAGGCCGGTGGCACCCGTGGCGCGGATGAGCAACCCCCGGCGCGTCCGCCTGCTGCGTCGCCTTCGCCGTGGCAGTCCGAGCGCCCGCAGCCGCAGCGTCCGTCCGATGGCCCGCCCGATCTCGACGAGTTCTGGCAGGACCTGAGCAGCAAGCTCAACGGCCTGTTGGGGGGCAAGCGTGGCGGCCAGGGCGGCCGCGGCGGCATGCCCGTTGGTGGTGGCCGCAATGCCGCCCCCTCCGGACGCAGCCTGCTTTCGGGTCTGGCCATCGTCGGCGTCGTGGCCGGCCTGGCCTGGCTGGGCAGCGGCTTCTATATCGTGCAGGAAGGCCAGGTGGCTGCCGTGCTGCGCTTTGGCCAGTTCCGCTACCTCACGCACGAGGCCGGCATCCAGTGGAACCTGCCGTACCCCATCGAGACGCACGAGATCGTCGACCGCTCGCGGCTGCGCCAGATCGAGGTGGGCTACCGCAACTCGGTGCGTACCAAGGTGCCCAAGGAGTCGCTCATCCTCACGGGTGACCAGAGCATCGTCGACCTGCAGTACGCCGTGCAGTACCGCATCGACAATCCGGGTGACTTCCTCTTCCAGAACAACCTGTCCTCCGGCTCCGAGGAGCTGATCCGCCAGGTGGCCGAATCGGCCATGCGCGAGGTGGTGGGCCAGCGCACCACCGACCAGGTGCTCTACGAGGACAAGGCGCAGGTGGCCGAGGATGCCCAGACGCTCACGCAAGCCATCCTGGATCGCTACAAGCTCGGCATCGGCATCGTCGACTTCACCATCCAGCAGGCCCAGCCGCCCGAGCAGGTGCAGGCCGCCTTCGAGGACGCCAACAAGGCCGATCAGGACCGCCAGCGCCTCATCAACGAAGGCCAGGCCTACGCCAACGACGTGATCCCGCGCGCCAAGGGTACCGCCGACCGGATGGTGCTGGAGGCCCAGGGCTACCGGGCACGGGTCATTGCCCAGGCCGAGGGTGATGCGCTGCGCTTCGACCAGATCTACACCCAGTACGCCAACGCGCCGCAGGTCACGCGCGAGCGGATGTATCTGGAGACCATGCAGCAGATCCTGTCCAACACCTCCAAGGTGTATCTGGATTCGCAGAAGAACGGCAGCCTGCTGTATCTGCCGCTCGATCGCATCCTGGATCGCAACCAGGGCAAGGGTGGCAAGCCGTCGCTGACGGGCGAGCGCGCCGAGCGCGCGGTCGAGCAGGCACCGGCCAGCGTGCAGACGCCCCAGCCGGCCAACGCGGGCGGCACCGGCATCGCGCAGGATGCCGACAGCCGTGGTGCTTCGCTCAACGCGCTGCGCAGCCGCGATCGGAGCTACGCCCGATGAGCCCGTTTCCCTCGCATCTGCCCCTTTCTGACAACGCCCATTTCGCCAACGCCATCGACGGGAGCCTCCGATGAATCGTGTGCTCGCGCTGATCATCACGCTGGGCGTGCTGATCGTCCTCGCCTTTTCCTGCCTGTTCGTCGTTGACCAGCGCCAGTACGCCGTGGTGTTTGCCCTCGGCGAGATCAAGCGCGTCATCAACGAACCTGGCCTGTACATGAAGCTGCCGTCGCCGCTGCAGGACGTGCGCTACTTCGACAAGCGCACGCTCACCTATGACAGCGACGAGATCGACCGCTTCATCACCGCCGAGAAGATCAACATCCAGGTCGACTCCTTCGTGAAGTGGCGCATTGCCGATCCGCGCCAGTTCTTCGTGTCGGTTGGCCACAGCCCGCTGGCCGCCGACGACCGCATCGGCCGGCAGCTGCGCTCGGCGCTCAACAACGAGATTGCCCG from Lautropia mirabilis harbors:
- the hflK gene encoding FtsH protease activity modulator HflK, whose amino-acid sequence is MSTPDDSGWGRSAGSGQDQNPPPAASPTPSGRSPEAGGTRGADEQPPARPPAASPSPWQSERPQPQRPSDGPPDLDEFWQDLSSKLNGLLGGKRGGQGGRGGMPVGGGRNAAPSGRSLLSGLAIVGVVAGLAWLGSGFYIVQEGQVAAVLRFGQFRYLTHEAGIQWNLPYPIETHEIVDRSRLRQIEVGYRNSVRTKVPKESLILTGDQSIVDLQYAVQYRIDNPGDFLFQNNLSSGSEELIRQVAESAMREVVGQRTTDQVLYEDKAQVAEDAQTLTQAILDRYKLGIGIVDFTIQQAQPPEQVQAAFEDANKADQDRQRLINEGQAYANDVIPRAKGTADRMVLEAQGYRARVIAQAEGDALRFDQIYTQYANAPQVTRERMYLETMQQILSNTSKVYLDSQKNGSLLYLPLDRILDRNQGKGGKPSLTGERAERAVEQAPASVQTPQPANAGGTGIAQDADSRGASLNALRSRDRSYAR